In Paenibacillus larvae subsp. larvae, the following proteins share a genomic window:
- a CDS encoding helix-turn-helix domain-containing protein — protein sequence MSHKAKVSGSEKIAAVEKYLRGEDSLNHLAALLDVRHSSVRQWLQTYQSLGPNGLLQTSQNASYSAELKRIAVEDYLAGGGSHMDICKRYGIKSTCQLRDWILKYNGHEKLMRCF from the coding sequence ATGTCCCATAAAGCAAAAGTATCAGGATCAGAAAAGATTGCAGCTGTTGAAAAGTATTTACGTGGAGAAGATTCGCTTAATCATTTAGCAGCACTTCTTGATGTACGCCATTCATCCGTTAGGCAATGGCTTCAGACTTACCAGTCGCTAGGCCCAAACGGATTGCTTCAAACATCACAGAATGCATCTTACTCCGCAGAGTTAAAAAGAATAGCTGTCGAGGACTATTTGGCTGGCGGCGGTTCTCACATGGATATTTGTAAAAGATATGGCATTAAGTCAACTTGCCAATTGCGCGATTGGATTCTGAAGTATAATGGTCATGAGAAGTTGATGAGGTGCTTTTAG
- a CDS encoding IS3 family transposase (programmed frameshift), translated as MPPKMGQAFTQNSEEIKKEAVRLRTEERWSYAMIRGKLGIKSDAQIVNWVRKYQNGESFEDYRGRRNKKHFSSVEEENAYLKAQVEYPKKAQTESTRGGKLDKQARFRTIGKMSQIYSIVMLCKIAEVSRAGYYKWKAALEARETRMEKDTLLKQHILALHRLRPYFGYKRIRTALRKEGLQVNHKKVRRLMRELGIRSVIRKKRPFAGRKPSVVFSNVLNRQFTSDTILKKFVTDITYVRVAHDFIYLSVILDLCNNEVVAWEVSSRNDLQLVVNTVAHLNIKGAILHSDQGFQYTTKTYKNLLEEKELIGSHSRRGNCFDNACIESFFSHLKTEKLYLEKPNSEADARKMIADYINYYNHERFQKKLGDLSPVEYREAIAA; from the exons ATGCCACCAAAGATGGGACAAGCCTTTACTCAAAACAGCGAAGAAATCAAGAAAGAGGCTGTTCGGCTACGGACCGAGGAGCGGTGGAGCTATGCCATGATTCGGGGGAAACTTGGGATTAAAAGTGATGCCCAAATCGTCAATTGGGTCCGCAAATATCAAAACGGAGAATCATTTGAGGATTATCGGGGACGCCGGAATAAGAAGCATTTCAGTAGTGTAGAAGAAGAAAACGCCTATTTGAAAGCGCAAGTGGAATACC CTAAAAAAGCTCAAACCGAATCTACACGGGGAGGGAAGTTGGATAAGCAAGCCAGGTTTAGGACCATCGGAAAAATGAGCCAGATATATTCCATTGTGATGTTATGTAAGATTGCCGAGGTATCACGAGCAGGTTACTACAAGTGGAAAGCTGCCTTGGAAGCACGGGAAACTCGCATGGAGAAGGATACCCTTCTCAAGCAGCATATTCTCGCCCTCCATCGGCTTCGGCCTTATTTCGGATATAAACGCATACGCACCGCCCTGCGTAAGGAAGGACTTCAAGTTAACCATAAAAAAGTACGAAGGCTCATGCGAGAACTGGGAATACGCTCGGTTATTCGCAAGAAACGCCCTTTCGCTGGACGGAAACCATCTGTTGTCTTTTCGAATGTTCTCAACCGTCAATTTACATCCGATACGATTCTGAAGAAGTTTGTAACCGACATTACCTATGTTCGGGTTGCTCATGATTTCATCTATCTGTCGGTCATTTTAGACCTTTGCAACAATGAGGTTGTAGCATGGGAAGTCTCATCCCGCAACGATCTACAACTCGTTGTAAACACTGTAGCGCATCTGAACATCAAAGGAGCTATTCTTCACTCCGATCAGGGATTTCAATATACAACAAAAACGTACAAGAACTTGCTTGAGGAAAAAGAGCTCATCGGGAGTCACTCCAGAAGAGGGAATTGCTTTGATAACGCCTGTATAGAATCGTTCTTTTCCCACCTGAAAACAGAGAAGCTTTACCTTGAGAAGCCCAATTCGGAAGCAGACGCACGAAAAATGATTGCAGACTATATCAATTACTACAACCATGAACGTTTCCAGAAAAAACTCGGCGACCTCTCCCCGGTTGAATACCGCGAAGCGATCGCCGCATAA
- a CDS encoding M4 family metallopeptidase, translated as MKKLLLTFLAGFFLIGTSLSAGAAEPGDELPAKVIAAESWEPTPGTPEEEIIWEFLLNKEKELDISSGELRNQLRIIKKETYPKAGTVHYKLKQYIHDIPVYGAEQTIHINKKGKITCLLGNLLPSQHQSFLPEEVNPQISPTDAIQVAKKDAENQIGHIDKPATDPKADIYVYLHQGKAWLVYMTEMNTIDPKPFRTRYFINAKDGRIVNKYSLLEQATGTGTGVLGDTKTFETKQVGAQFQLYDTTRGNGIKTYTALNSYFLPGFLVISRDNNNWTDAAAVDAHAYAEKVYDYYKSKFNRDSLDDEGMQIKSTVHLGLNYNNAFWNGEQIAYGDGDGVNFRAFSSDLGVIGHELTHGVTQYTANLEYRNEPGALNESISDIMGNSIKNKGWLIGEDVSVKGEAFRSMQDPTRYDQPDSYEDLYTGPFDNGGVHINSGINNKAFYLLAEGGTHRGVTVSGIGRDEAVEIYYHALTHYLTPYANFSTMRVAAIQAAKDLFGDDSNEANSVNKAYDAVGVN; from the coding sequence GTGAAAAAACTACTACTGACATTTTTAGCGGGGTTCTTTCTTATAGGGACTTCCTTAAGCGCTGGAGCAGCAGAGCCAGGCGATGAATTACCTGCTAAAGTTATTGCTGCTGAAAGTTGGGAACCTACGCCTGGAACGCCTGAAGAGGAAATAATTTGGGAGTTTCTTCTTAACAAAGAAAAGGAACTGGATATTAGTTCTGGTGAACTTCGGAATCAACTCCGTATTATCAAAAAGGAAACTTATCCTAAAGCAGGAACGGTTCATTACAAACTGAAACAATATATACATGACATTCCCGTGTATGGCGCTGAACAAACCATTCATATAAATAAAAAAGGGAAAATCACCTGTTTACTTGGTAATCTGCTCCCAAGTCAACACCAAAGCTTTTTGCCAGAAGAGGTTAATCCCCAAATAAGTCCAACAGATGCTATTCAAGTCGCGAAAAAAGACGCTGAAAACCAAATCGGACATATTGACAAACCTGCAACGGACCCCAAAGCTGATATCTATGTATATTTGCATCAAGGCAAGGCATGGTTAGTCTATATGACAGAAATGAATACAATTGATCCCAAACCTTTTCGTACACGTTATTTTATCAATGCAAAGGATGGTCGTATCGTGAACAAATATAGCCTACTAGAACAGGCTACAGGAACAGGAACGGGTGTTTTGGGTGACACAAAAACATTTGAAACCAAACAAGTTGGAGCTCAATTTCAACTCTACGATACTACTCGCGGTAATGGTATAAAAACATACACAGCACTTAACTCGTACTTCCTTCCGGGATTTCTTGTAATCAGCAGGGACAATAATAATTGGACAGATGCAGCTGCCGTGGACGCTCATGCCTATGCTGAAAAGGTCTATGATTACTACAAAAGCAAATTTAATAGAGATAGCCTAGATGATGAAGGAATGCAGATTAAATCAACAGTTCATTTAGGCTTGAATTACAATAATGCTTTTTGGAATGGGGAACAAATTGCTTATGGAGATGGTGATGGAGTTAACTTTCGGGCATTCTCTTCAGATTTAGGTGTAATTGGTCATGAATTAACTCATGGCGTTACCCAGTATACGGCAAATTTAGAATATCGAAATGAACCTGGGGCGCTTAATGAATCTATATCCGATATTATGGGCAACTCTATCAAAAACAAAGGATGGCTAATAGGAGAAGATGTGTCGGTAAAAGGAGAAGCTTTTCGTTCCATGCAGGACCCAACACGCTATGATCAACCCGATTCGTACGAGGATCTGTACACAGGTCCATTTGATAATGGAGGAGTCCATATCAACAGTGGAATTAATAACAAAGCCTTCTATTTGCTTGCAGAAGGAGGAACTCATAGAGGGGTAACAGTGTCTGGCATAGGTAGGGATGAAGCAGTCGAAATATATTACCATGCACTTACTCATTATTTGACACCATATGCTAATTTCTCAACTATGAGGGTTGCAGCTATACAAGCAGCAAAAGATTTATTTGGAGATGATTCAAATGAGGCTAACTCAGTAAATAAGGCCTATGATGCTGTTGGGGTTAATTAG
- a CDS encoding putative holin-like toxin: protein MFLFGMFILALLTFIQKMK, encoded by the coding sequence ATGTTCTTATTTGGAATGTTTATTTTAGCGCTTCTAACGTTTATCCAGAAAATGAAATAG
- a CDS encoding glycosyltransferase family 2 protein yields MLYNVFFFLIYAIEFIGLFFIVYNSTISLLGMFKPSKEKHEEEHPLETRFAILICAHNEEQVVGQLVQNLDSLDYPRNLYDIYVIADNCTDSTALVARQNGTLVLERHDPTKKSKGYGLEWAFEQLWNMEARGTTYDAVLVLDADNLVTPNTLKVLNQRIVSGAEVLQLYLDSKNPKDSWISKSYAYAYWATNRIYQLAREKLGLSAQLGGTGMCFKTSVLKNIGWGTESLTEDLEYVARYALATGKTVRWVHTAKTFDEKPLKMKASFVQRCRWARGHIDCSFKYGWPLLKMVFSRKGFIAFDIFLYLFNPSRIILTSITMFSFLMAWLFDFGLIRHSWVWFTALIIYYIIPLIGLIMEKKSKAILWTPQVYLFSISWVPIWFIGLLQRKKKTWNKTVHTRSLNDSELQHLVGERETA; encoded by the coding sequence GTGCTATACAATGTATTCTTTTTTTTGATTTATGCAATTGAATTTATTGGCTTGTTTTTTATTGTTTATAATTCGACTATCAGCCTATTGGGAATGTTTAAACCGTCAAAAGAAAAGCATGAAGAAGAACATCCCTTAGAGACCAGATTTGCTATTCTGATTTGTGCACATAATGAAGAACAAGTTGTCGGTCAGTTGGTTCAAAATCTAGATTCATTGGACTATCCCCGGAATCTATATGATATTTACGTTATAGCCGATAACTGCACTGATAGCACTGCTCTTGTGGCTCGCCAAAACGGTACACTTGTACTAGAACGACATGACCCGACAAAGAAATCTAAAGGATATGGACTTGAATGGGCGTTTGAACAACTATGGAATATGGAAGCTCGTGGAACCACCTATGATGCAGTCCTGGTATTAGATGCAGATAATCTCGTCACGCCAAACACATTGAAGGTGCTTAATCAACGCATTGTTAGTGGAGCCGAAGTATTGCAACTTTATCTCGATTCCAAGAATCCTAAAGATAGCTGGATTTCAAAATCCTATGCCTATGCTTATTGGGCAACCAATCGTATATACCAATTGGCCCGTGAAAAGTTGGGGCTTTCCGCTCAGCTTGGTGGTACGGGTATGTGTTTTAAAACATCCGTATTGAAAAATATAGGATGGGGAACTGAATCGTTAACGGAGGATTTGGAATATGTGGCCCGTTATGCTCTGGCTACAGGAAAAACTGTTCGATGGGTTCATACGGCCAAAACGTTTGATGAAAAGCCGTTAAAAATGAAGGCTTCATTCGTCCAACGTTGTAGATGGGCGCGGGGTCATATCGATTGTAGTTTCAAGTACGGATGGCCACTTCTTAAAATGGTATTTAGTCGAAAAGGATTCATAGCATTTGATATTTTCCTATATCTCTTCAACCCATCACGTATTATATTAACATCCATAACGATGTTTTCATTTCTAATGGCATGGTTATTTGATTTCGGTCTTATACGGCACTCATGGGTATGGTTTACTGCCCTTATTATCTATTACATCATACCTTTAATAGGACTTATTATGGAAAAGAAGTCAAAAGCTATCTTGTGGACACCACAAGTATATCTATTCTCCATCTCATGGGTTCCTATTTGGTTTATCGGATTGCTCCAACGTAAAAAGAAAACGTGGAATAAAACAGTCCACACCAGAAGCCTGAACGACTCGGAATTACAACATCTCGTAGGTGAACGAGAAACTGCGTAA
- a CDS encoding IS256 family transposase, with the protein MAQYQINVDSQLLHQLFLGNSQDAGVAKLLESVLNQVLQAQVSEQVEADRYERTENRKAYRNGSYPHGLHTRVGTITLSVPRIRGGKFTTELFSRYQRSEQALILAMMEMVVNGVSTRKVSQVTEELCGTEFSKSTVSDLCKRLDPIVTAWNNRSLADSLFPFVLVDAMYLKVREDGRVRSRGIMIAIGVNTEGYREVLGLMLGDTESEASWSEFFSSLKGRGLRGVDLITSDDHGGLVRAVRQQLQGVTWQRCQTHFTRNVLEASPKALKDEIHGRLRSILDAPDTGTARFLLKQTLAAYEDKAGKAMGVLESGFDDATAVLMLPERYRKRLRTTNSVERLNEEVRRRERVIRIFPNRESVIRLIGALLMEQDEKWAAGKKYLDMTEYMEWRKDRPKSDAKVTRIM; encoded by the coding sequence ATGGCTCAATACCAGATTAACGTAGATTCGCAGCTTTTGCATCAACTATTTTTGGGAAATTCTCAGGATGCGGGTGTAGCCAAGCTGCTCGAGTCTGTACTGAACCAAGTCTTACAAGCACAGGTGAGTGAACAAGTGGAAGCAGATCGTTATGAACGAACAGAGAATCGAAAAGCGTACCGGAATGGATCGTATCCACATGGGCTGCATACGCGGGTGGGAACCATTACACTAAGTGTTCCGCGCATCCGTGGCGGGAAGTTCACGACAGAGCTCTTTAGTCGTTACCAGAGAAGTGAACAAGCGTTAATCTTAGCGATGATGGAAATGGTCGTAAACGGCGTCTCTACGCGTAAAGTCTCGCAAGTAACCGAAGAACTCTGCGGAACCGAGTTTTCTAAATCCACTGTTTCAGACCTTTGTAAGCGGCTGGATCCCATCGTAACTGCTTGGAATAATCGAAGCCTGGCAGACAGCCTCTTTCCGTTTGTTCTCGTAGATGCGATGTATCTCAAGGTCCGTGAAGACGGTCGTGTACGCTCACGAGGCATCATGATTGCCATTGGTGTAAACACCGAGGGCTATCGTGAAGTCCTTGGCCTGATGCTGGGTGACACAGAATCTGAAGCAAGCTGGAGTGAGTTTTTCAGCTCTCTAAAAGGACGTGGATTACGAGGTGTGGATCTCATTACCTCCGACGATCATGGCGGCCTTGTACGCGCGGTACGGCAGCAGCTGCAAGGGGTAACATGGCAGCGATGCCAGACTCACTTCACGCGAAATGTATTAGAAGCCTCACCCAAAGCCTTGAAGGATGAGATCCATGGCCGTCTACGGTCGATTCTAGATGCTCCTGATACTGGAACGGCAAGGTTTTTATTAAAACAGACCTTAGCGGCTTATGAAGATAAGGCGGGTAAGGCGATGGGCGTGCTGGAAAGCGGATTTGACGATGCTACCGCCGTCTTAATGCTGCCAGAGCGTTACCGAAAACGGCTGCGCACGACAAATAGCGTTGAGCGTCTCAACGAAGAGGTTAGACGCCGGGAACGTGTCATTCGCATCTTCCCAAACCGTGAATCCGTGATTCGTCTTATTGGTGCTCTATTGATGGAACAGGATGAAAAATGGGCAGCCGGCAAGAAATATCTCGACATGACCGAGTACATGGAATGGCGGAAGGATCGGCCAAAGTCCGATGCCAAAGTGACTCGCATTATGTAG